A stretch of Pomacea canaliculata isolate SZHN2017 linkage group LG6, ASM307304v1, whole genome shotgun sequence DNA encodes these proteins:
- the LOC112565797 gene encoding uncharacterized protein LOC112565797: protein MWLYLMLGIAFVIFIFLALMPDPTPRCGKYVQPNKWYPIKYLIFRALLWLRRRRNRTMKQTTGQGAGYGMRSRTSPEDMDKVQILPPDHPKAVDAVYFNGGNAEGTYIVAATARRHNSLVQTILLLRFADLGILEMPNMPDTNLQGEENKFAAGGLLLEPVEAMKTWRLSYQGKMRIKKDKKEVNVKFILNWNNFTPFFDFDTDMHPAMMADGIAREKWSREYFSTLQRQHQTHYEQFGILTGNIEIEGYETRRVELRGVRDHSYGNIRDWKSLHRYGLQYISLEDGSAICVGAISMPVALSRLTVGYVFHPDGHMDAVSSSEFELYDHGEDGRPPKSLRFKFSAGGKQYDMECIVLDCPIFYMGEEWDAKIYERFCQYQVNGLKGWGISEWDYRNYVGKEAEQEWYAKHEA, encoded by the exons ATGTGGCTGTACTTAATGCTGGGGATTGCTTTCgtgattttcatatttttggcGCTCATGCCAGACCCAACACCTCGGTGCGGAAAGTATGTGCAGCCCAACAAATGGTATCCTATAAAGTACTTGATTTTCCGCGCGTTGTTGTGGTTGCGGCGAAGGCGAAACAGGACcatgaagcagacgacaggacaAGGAGCTGGTTACGGCATGCGGTCGCGGACAAGCCCTGAGGATATGGACAAGGTCCAGATCCTTCCTCCAGACCATCCGAAG GCTGTTGATGCAGTTTATTTCAATGGTGGGAATGCAGAAGGAACATACATCGTGGCAGCAACAGCCAGACGACATAACAGTTTGGTTCAGACTATCTTGTTGTTAAGG tttgcaGACTTAGGGATACTGGAGATGCCAAATATGCCTGACACAAATTTACAGGGTGAGGAGAACAAATTTGCTGCAGGCGGTCTGTTGCTGGAACCAGTTGAGGCCATGAAAACTTGGAGACTTTCCTATCAAGGAAAGATGAG AATaaagaaggacaagaaagaaGTGAATGTAAAGTTCATCCTCAACTGGAATAATTTTACACCATTCTTTGACTTCGACACTGACATGCACCCTGCAATGATGGCAGATGGCATTGCACGAGAAAAGTGGAGTCGTGAATACTTTAGCACCCTTCAGAG GCAGCATCAAACACACTATGAGCAGTTTGGAATCCTCACTGGAAACATTGAAATTGAAGGCTATGAGACCCGCAGAGTGGAGCTGAGAGGTGTTCGGGACCATTCCTATG GTAACATACGGGACTGGAAAAGCCTTCACCGCTATGGGTTGCAGTATATCAGCCTTGAAGATGGGTCAGCCATATGTGTTGGAGCCATTTCCATGCCAGTCGCACTCTCCAG ATTAACTGTTGGTTATGTATTTCATCCTGATGGCCACATGGATGCTGTTTCATCATCAGAATTTGAATTATATGATCATGGAGAAGATGGGAGACCTCCCAAATCACTTAGATTCAAGTTTTCTGCAG GTGGGAAGCAATATGACATGGAGTGCATAGTCCTGGACTGTCCAATATTTTACATGGGTGAAGAATGGGATGCCAAAATATACGAGCGATTCTGCCAGTACCAAGTCAATGGACTTAAAGGCTGGGGTATTAGTGAATGGGATTACAG gaaCTATGTTGGAAAGGAGGCAGAACAGGAATGGTATGCAAAGCATGAAGCGTGA